A window of Blastocatellia bacterium contains these coding sequences:
- a CDS encoding NAD(+)/NADH kinase, whose protein sequence is MTKKIAIFGGSFDPPGLHHYEIAKALSEQFDKVIIVPCGPRPDKVSTNDVETIHRATMVDLTFRSLKNVEIELFDLENATFTRTHNLEEKFSQKGELWHVIGTEWIDGGSQNKSAIQLFWEKGAEVWQQLKFAVIGREGFACKKEDLPPKHKLIPLSFTGSSAKIREEIFRHKSINSLVTLEVAQYIKRYGLYRGRIPNRVTKFSLAEPKLMIVLDERNQKAVELAKGFQSFEDATNPNCILVIGGDGTMLHAIRQHWQLRLPFLGVNAGHLGFLLNDPQEILPASVPTTDLLLRQLPLLYVETETEEGIKQTALAFNDTWVERSSSQTAWLEIKLNGEIKLSKLVADGALVATAAGSTAYARAMGAMPLLADTPALILVGSNVMDPPNWKSALLSYDSQVEIRNLNINKRPIIAYVDGLCQGNAKNILIRVSRIAAAELAFYPGHDMAEKIAQIQFPQTVKM, encoded by the coding sequence ATGACAAAGAAAATTGCAATTTTTGGTGGAAGCTTTGACCCTCCTGGACTACATCATTATGAAATAGCTAAAGCACTAAGTGAGCAATTTGATAAAGTGATAATTGTTCCCTGTGGCCCAAGACCAGACAAAGTTTCTACTAATGATGTTGAAACAATTCACCGTGCTACAATGGTAGATTTGACCTTTCGCAGCTTAAAGAATGTTGAAATAGAACTTTTTGATTTAGAAAATGCTACCTTTACTCGAACACATAATTTAGAGGAGAAATTTTCCCAAAAGGGAGAACTTTGGCATGTAATTGGTACAGAATGGATTGATGGAGGAAGCCAAAATAAATCAGCCATACAACTATTTTGGGAAAAAGGTGCAGAAGTTTGGCAACAGTTAAAGTTTGCTGTTATTGGCCGTGAAGGATTTGCTTGTAAAAAAGAAGACCTTCCGCCAAAACATAAGTTAATTCCACTAAGTTTTACTGGCTCTAGCGCAAAAATTAGAGAGGAAATTTTCCGGCATAAATCTATTAACTCATTAGTTACTTTAGAAGTTGCTCAGTATATTAAACGCTATGGACTCTATCGAGGAAGAATACCTAATCGGGTAACTAAATTTAGTTTAGCAGAACCTAAATTAATGATTGTTTTGGATGAAAGAAACCAAAAAGCAGTAGAACTAGCAAAAGGGTTTCAAAGCTTTGAAGATGCAACTAATCCTAACTGTATTTTAGTTATTGGCGGGGATGGGACAATGCTTCATGCTATTAGGCAACATTGGCAGTTAAGATTGCCGTTTTTAGGTGTTAATGCGGGGCATCTAGGGTTTTTGCTAAATGATCCACAAGAAATCTTACCTGCAAGTGTTCCTACAACAGATTTATTACTTAGACAACTACCCTTGCTATATGTTGAGACAGAAACCGAAGAAGGCATTAAGCAAACAGCCTTAGCATTTAATGATACTTGGGTAGAACGTTCTTCAAGTCAAACTGCATGGTTGGAAATCAAGCTTAATGGGGAAATAAAATTATCTAAATTGGTTGCTGATGGTGCTTTAGTTGCTACTGCTGCTGGTTCAACTGCTTATGCTCGTGCTATGGGAGCTATGCCACTACTAGCAGATACTCCAGCTTTAATATTAGTAGGATCAAATGTAATGGATCCTCCTAACTGGAAATCGGCTTTGCTTTCTTATGACTCTCAAGTAGAAATTCGTAATCTAAATATTAATAAACGGCCCATAATTGCTTATGTAGATGGTCTTTGTCAAGGTAATGCCAAAAATATATTGATTAGGGTAAGTCGGATTGCTGCGGCAGAACTGGCATTTTACCCAGGCCATGATATGGCTGAGAAAATAGCACAAATTCAATTCCCACAGACAGTTAAAATGTAA
- the mqnC gene encoding dehypoxanthine futalosine cyclase, whose translation MLTATSITKTLETTGRITPELALEMITEMPSEELFTLANEVRKRLHPDNLISYVVDRNINYSNVCTSVCTFCAFYRKPGSAEGYVLSHEEIFHKVEEMIEIGGSGVLMQGGLHPDLPFEYYETMLQELKSRYGIYLHCFSPPEIDNFAKIYKMSVEQVLIRLKNAGLNSIPGGGGEILVDEIRRRRRTECNAQEWLYVMEVAHNLGIPTTATMTFGMGETIEHRIEHLEKLYQLQEKTGGFIAFIPWTLQPDNTPLWKKYPERVSGKEYLRWFTLARIYLQNIKNHQVSWLTQGLDVGRQALHYGANDIGSTMIEENVISKAGANHKATEEMLREVIISEGFTPAKRNAGYHRLAIG comes from the coding sequence ATGCTTACAGCAACTTCTATAACCAAAACTTTAGAAACTACAGGAAGAATTACCCCAGAATTAGCATTAGAAATGATTACAGAAATGCCTTCTGAAGAGCTTTTTACTTTAGCAAATGAAGTTCGTAAACGCTTGCATCCAGATAACTTAATTTCTTATGTGGTGGATAGAAATATAAACTATAGTAATGTCTGCACTTCGGTTTGTACATTTTGCGCTTTTTACCGCAAACCCGGTTCGGCAGAAGGTTATGTGCTTAGTCATGAAGAAATTTTCCATAAAGTAGAAGAAATGATTGAAATCGGCGGTAGCGGTGTTTTAATGCAAGGCGGACTACATCCAGATTTACCCTTTGAATACTATGAAACAATGCTACAAGAGCTAAAAAGCCGCTATGGAATTTACTTACATTGTTTTTCCCCTCCAGAAATTGATAACTTTGCAAAAATTTATAAAATGTCTGTTGAACAAGTCTTAATTCGCCTTAAAAATGCTGGATTAAATTCTATTCCTGGTGGAGGTGGAGAAATATTAGTTGACGAAATCCGCCGCCGCCGTCGTACCGAGTGCAACGCCCAAGAATGGCTTTATGTAATGGAAGTAGCACATAATTTAGGCATCCCAACAACCGCAACAATGACTTTTGGAATGGGAGAAACTATTGAACATAGAATTGAACATTTAGAAAAACTTTACCAACTACAGGAAAAAACAGGCGGTTTTATTGCTTTTATTCCTTGGACATTGCAACCTGACAACACGCCACTTTGGAAAAAATACCCTGAACGTGTATCAGGTAAAGAATACTTACGCTGGTTTACACTAGCAAGAATTTATCTACAAAATATTAAAAATCATCAAGTTTCCTGGCTTACCCAAGGCTTAGATGTTGGCCGGCAAGCACTCCACTACGGAGCAAATGATATTGGAAGCACAATGATAGAGGAAAATGTAATTTCTAAAGCTGGTGCTAACCATAAGGCTACAGAAGAAATGTTAAGGGAAGTTATTATTTCTGAAGGCTTTACACCAGCAAAAAGAAATGCTGGCTATCATCGCCTGGCTATAGGCTAA
- the hisZ gene encoding ATP phosphoribosyltransferase regulatory subunit: MIEIFSKNSSRCPLFFCEEVKKRRAIEQQVLSVFAAWSYEEIILPTFDYHNLFALGMGQEAAKQTYRFLDSDGELLALRPDLTSLVARTIATHFTESPRPIRLCYNGEVFRYREAHKQKPHDYHQLGLEHIGNDRLEADLEVLLISIEALSKLGMSDFLIVLSHVNFFNGIAEYLNLNIDEIANFHSLVDKKNSSLLSKFLSSKLNQEENNRLSNLFRMMGKADILEQAFSFSSYNEKIVNALMDLTGILEIAENLDIANYLTIDLGDVQGLNYYTGMTFKIYSSGVGSTIGSGGRYDSLLKNFGVEDSAVGFQLSLDLLANTLKNITLSDANKQLLSASQDLVKMFQQAKKLRQENKQIEITDRVIKP, encoded by the coding sequence ATAATTGAAATCTTTAGCAAAAATTCCTCAAGGTGTCCGCTATTTTTTTGCGAAGAAGTAAAAAAACGTCGTGCCATTGAACAACAAGTTTTGTCAGTCTTTGCAGCCTGGTCTTATGAAGAAATAATTTTACCAACTTTTGATTATCACAACCTTTTTGCCCTAGGAATGGGTCAAGAAGCAGCTAAACAGACTTATCGATTTTTAGATAGCGATGGAGAACTCCTAGCACTACGTCCAGACCTTACTTCCCTAGTTGCACGAACTATAGCAACTCATTTTACTGAAAGCCCCCGCCCCATTAGGCTTTGCTATAACGGCGAAGTTTTTCGTTACAGAGAAGCCCACAAACAAAAACCTCATGACTATCATCAACTAGGGCTTGAACATATTGGAAATGACCGACTAGAAGCAGATTTAGAGGTCTTATTAATTTCAATAGAGGCTCTTAGCAAACTAGGAATGTCAGATTTTCTTATTGTTTTAAGCCACGTTAATTTTTTTAATGGTATAGCAGAATACTTAAATCTAAATATTGATGAAATTGCTAATTTTCATTCTCTGGTGGATAAAAAAAATAGTTCTCTATTAAGCAAATTTTTAAGCTCTAAACTTAATCAAGAAGAAAACAATCGGCTATCAAATCTGTTTAGAATGATGGGAAAAGCTGATATTTTGGAGCAAGCTTTTAGCTTTTCTTCATATAATGAAAAGATTGTTAATGCTTTAATGGATCTAACTGGTATTTTAGAAATTGCTGAAAACCTAGATATTGCTAACTACTTAACAATTGATTTAGGAGATGTTCAAGGGCTAAATTACTACACAGGTATGACATTTAAGATTTATAGCTCTGGCGTTGGGTCAACTATTGGCAGTGGTGGACGCTATGATAGCTTGCTCAAAAATTTTGGGGTTGAAGATTCTGCTGTAGGCTTTCAACTCTCTTTAGATCTTCTAGCCAATACTCTTAAAAATATTACTTTATCCGACGCAAATAAACAGCTTTTATCTGCTTCCCAAGATTTAGTAAAAATGTTTCAACAAGCCAAAAAACTTAGACAAGAAAATAAACAAATAGAAATTACTGATAGAGTAATAAAGCCCTAG